One Edaphobacter lichenicola DNA window includes the following coding sequences:
- a CDS encoding PaaI family thioesterase, whose translation MSKDTTLPDNARHTPISMDGNPTIDERANHCFGCGPANPQGLHLHFTTDTSNPQAITATCHFQLDRMHEGPPGHIHGGIVAALLDEAMSKLNRPLNVLAMTRHMEIDYLRPVPLYKPLVLIGRHLSRPAKADGTPGRKFFHQGEIQLPDGTVLARSKGLFIAIDEKLLAAGLAQTET comes from the coding sequence ATGAGCAAAGACACAACCCTCCCCGACAACGCCCGCCACACCCCCATCTCCATGGACGGCAACCCCACCATCGACGAGCGCGCCAATCACTGCTTCGGCTGCGGCCCCGCCAACCCCCAGGGCCTCCATCTCCACTTCACCACCGACACCTCAAACCCTCAGGCCATCACCGCCACCTGCCACTTCCAGCTCGACCGCATGCACGAAGGCCCCCCGGGCCACATCCACGGAGGCATCGTCGCCGCACTCCTCGACGAGGCAATGAGCAAGCTCAACCGTCCCCTCAACGTCCTCGCCATGACCCGTCACATGGAGATCGACTACCTCCGGCCGGTGCCGCTCTACAAGCCGTTAGTCCTCATAGGCCGCCATCTCAGCCGTCCAGCAAAGGCCGACGGCACGCCAGGCAGAAAGTTCTTCCACCAGGGCGAGATCCAGCTCCCAGACGGCACAGTCCTGGCCCGCAGCAAGGGCCTCTTCATAGCAATCGACGAGAAGCTACTAGCCGCAGGCCTAGCCCAAACTGAAACCTAG
- a CDS encoding glycosyltransferase, with amino-acid sequence MVGELTIVIPAKNEVAMLPRLLESLCRQDYTGMAQTRVLVADAGSTDGTVEMALGFRGRLAVEVVKGGLPSVGRNAGAKLASTKYVLFLDADVEMPEPTLLRRALWRMERRGLHLATTNIACRQGSLFDDLLYAGNNLMQRVGSFTKPFATGMFMLFDREVFWALGGFNERALFAEDYLLSKGVARQRFRIVRGRVLTTNRRFQKLGHWRMVWMFFKTMVHTWDEEYFLEDQGYWGEAG; translated from the coding sequence ATGGTTGGTGAACTGACGATTGTGATTCCGGCGAAGAACGAAGTGGCGATGCTGCCTAGACTGCTGGAATCTCTTTGCAGGCAGGACTATACGGGGATGGCGCAGACGCGGGTGCTGGTGGCGGATGCGGGTTCGACTGACGGGACGGTGGAGATGGCACTGGGCTTTCGCGGCCGGCTGGCAGTAGAGGTGGTGAAGGGTGGGCTGCCTTCGGTTGGGCGCAATGCTGGGGCTAAGCTGGCGAGTACGAAGTATGTGCTGTTTCTGGATGCGGATGTGGAGATGCCTGAGCCTACGCTGTTGCGGCGGGCGTTGTGGCGGATGGAACGGCGGGGATTGCACCTGGCAACGACGAATATTGCCTGCCGGCAGGGGAGTTTATTCGACGATCTGCTGTATGCGGGAAATAATTTGATGCAGAGGGTGGGGTCGTTTACCAAGCCGTTCGCTACGGGGATGTTTATGCTGTTTGACCGCGAGGTTTTTTGGGCGCTGGGTGGGTTCAATGAGCGGGCTCTGTTTGCGGAGGACTATCTGCTGTCGAAGGGTGTGGCGCGGCAGCGGTTTCGGATTGTGCGTGGGCGCGTGCTGACGACGAACCGGCGGTTTCAGAAGCTGGGGCACTGGCGGATGGTTTGGATGTTCTTCAAGACGATGGTGCATACGTGGGATGAGGAGTACTTTCTGGAGGATCAGGGGTACTGGGGTGAGGCTGGGTAG
- a CDS encoding leucine-rich repeat domain-containing protein codes for MPASPALHLNLWKQQLGEVPDSVWQQTEIETLVLADNGLTQVSEEISRLTKLRMLDLGHNQLSQVPPEIGDLPSLTDFLYLHDNRLSSLPDSYAKLTHLRYLNLSENAFHVLPECVTGMSRLQELRISDNSLESLPVSIERLSHLRELHLRNNKVSTLPDSISLMQELRQIDLRGNPLTELPPAIASLPRLEKLDLRWVTTLKECEWIADLEARGCAVYR; via the coding sequence ATGCCAGCCTCCCCAGCCCTCCATCTGAACCTATGGAAGCAGCAACTCGGAGAGGTGCCCGACTCCGTATGGCAACAAACCGAGATCGAAACGCTGGTTCTAGCCGACAACGGACTCACCCAGGTCTCCGAAGAGATAAGCCGTCTTACGAAGCTTCGCATGCTGGATCTAGGCCACAACCAACTCAGCCAAGTGCCCCCCGAGATCGGCGACCTTCCCAGCCTCACCGACTTTCTCTACCTTCACGACAATCGCCTAAGTTCGCTGCCCGACTCCTATGCCAAGCTGACCCACCTGCGCTACCTCAATCTCAGCGAAAACGCATTTCACGTCCTGCCAGAGTGCGTCACCGGAATGTCTCGTCTGCAGGAGCTTCGCATCTCCGACAACTCACTGGAGTCCCTGCCCGTCTCCATCGAACGCCTCTCCCATCTCCGCGAGCTCCACCTCAGAAACAACAAGGTGAGCACGCTGCCAGACTCCATCAGCCTGATGCAGGAGCTCCGCCAGATCGATCTCCGCGGCAACCCGCTCACCGAGCTACCGCCCGCCATTGCGAGCCTCCCTCGACTAGAAAAACTAGATCTACGCTGGGTCACGACGCTGAAAGAGTGCGAATGGATAGCAGACCTCGAAGCACGAGGCTGCGCTGTATATCGTTAG
- the pdxS gene encoding pyridoxal 5'-phosphate synthase lyase subunit PdxS, with the protein MADHTTNGNFSSPSLRLKLGLAEMLKGGVIMDVMNVEQARIAEEAGAISVMALERVPAMIRAEGGVARMASPKLIKQIIAAVSIPVMAKARIGHFAEAQVLQHLGVDFIDESEVLTPADETYHIDKHAFTTPFVCGARNLGEALRRIAEGAAMIRTKGEPGTGDVVHAVQHMRQIVREIKALTVLGDEELYNAAKVHGAPYELVRMVAKAGKLPVPNFSAGGIATPADAALMMQLGAETVFVGSGIFMKERATPLDVENDPKEREEAVSRARAIVIATTHFNDPKIVAEASESVIGSMKGLAAAAIEEQDLMQTRGW; encoded by the coding sequence ATGGCAGACCACACCACCAACGGCAACTTCAGCTCCCCGTCTCTCCGCCTCAAGCTCGGCCTCGCCGAGATGCTCAAAGGCGGCGTCATCATGGATGTCATGAACGTCGAGCAGGCCCGCATCGCCGAAGAGGCCGGTGCCATCTCCGTCATGGCCCTCGAGCGCGTCCCCGCCATGATCCGCGCCGAAGGCGGCGTCGCCCGCATGGCCAGCCCCAAACTCATCAAGCAGATCATCGCCGCCGTCTCCATCCCCGTCATGGCCAAGGCCCGCATCGGCCACTTCGCCGAAGCCCAGGTACTCCAGCACCTCGGCGTAGACTTCATCGACGAGTCCGAAGTCCTCACCCCCGCCGACGAGACCTACCACATCGACAAGCACGCCTTCACCACGCCCTTCGTCTGCGGCGCCCGCAACCTCGGCGAAGCCCTTCGCCGCATCGCCGAAGGCGCAGCCATGATCCGCACCAAAGGCGAGCCCGGCACCGGCGACGTCGTCCACGCCGTGCAGCACATGCGCCAGATCGTCCGTGAGATCAAGGCCCTCACCGTCCTCGGTGACGAAGAGCTCTACAACGCCGCCAAGGTCCACGGCGCCCCATACGAGCTAGTAAGAATGGTCGCCAAAGCCGGCAAGCTCCCCGTCCCCAACTTCTCCGCCGGCGGCATCGCTACCCCAGCCGACGCAGCCCTCATGATGCAGTTGGGCGCCGAGACCGTCTTCGTAGGTTCAGGAATCTTCATGAAGGAGCGCGCCACTCCGCTCGACGTCGAGAACGACCCAAAGGAGCGCGAAGAGGCCGTCAGCCGTGCCCGCGCCATCGTCATCGCGACCACTCACTTCAACGACCCCAAGATCGTAGCTGAAGCCAGCGAATCAGTCATAGGCTCCATGAAGGGGCTAGCCGCAGCAGCCATCGAAGAGCAAGACCTAATGCAAACCCGAGGCTGGTAA
- the pdxT gene encoding pyridoxal 5'-phosphate synthase glutaminase subunit PdxT produces MTRQPAPKHHAPTLGILALQGAYEAHAKTLATLGIATRLIRTPDQLFTPDGHSSIDGLIIPGGESTTMLKFLERNGFLDSLTTLVRTIPTFGTCAGAILLANDVQNPAQISLAALDITIERNAYGRQLDSTILTAPTKLPGGPLEMVFIRAPRITGTGPQVEILATRDDFPVLVRQGHLLAATFHPELGHDPRVHQLFLDIVSSTSSKAILASAP; encoded by the coding sequence ATGACACGGCAACCAGCTCCGAAACATCACGCGCCCACCCTCGGCATCCTGGCTCTCCAGGGCGCCTACGAGGCCCACGCAAAGACCCTGGCCACCCTTGGCATTGCCACAAGACTCATCCGAACCCCCGACCAGCTCTTCACCCCCGACGGCCACTCCAGCATCGACGGCCTCATCATCCCCGGTGGCGAGTCCACCACCATGCTCAAATTCCTCGAGCGCAACGGCTTCCTCGACTCCCTCACCACCCTCGTCCGCACCATCCCCACCTTCGGAACCTGCGCCGGAGCCATCCTCCTCGCCAACGACGTCCAAAATCCCGCCCAAATCTCCCTCGCTGCCCTCGACATCACCATCGAGCGCAACGCCTACGGCCGCCAGTTGGACTCCACCATCCTCACCGCCCCCACCAAACTCCCCGGCGGCCCCCTCGAGATGGTCTTCATCCGCGCCCCCCGCATCACCGGCACCGGCCCTCAGGTCGAAATCCTGGCCACCCGCGACGACTTCCCCGTCCTCGTCCGCCAGGGTCACCTCCTCGCCGCAACCTTCCACCCCGAGCTGGGCCACGACCCCCGCGTCCACCAGCTCTTCCTCGACATCGTCTCCTCGACCTCGTCCAAAGCCATCTTAGCGTCGGCTCCTTGA
- a CDS encoding cupredoxin domain-containing protein, translating into MICSRLTSACLPSLCLRSLWLDHAAIRSPWLLPRDASAHGLALDHHLLLNLWIALALLALAHLILLIGLLARRHSEPTQLWRIEYLPLAALALLFAALTLKAERLWASSRYTGASPTALQVEVTGVQFAWYFRYPGPDATFGLTNPSLVAPGEGNPLGLSSTDPHSADDFVSSQLVLPANREVDLRLRAQDVIHGFSIPEMRLKQNAVPGQTIHLHFTPTTPGTYAILCTQLCGLGHYRMNATLLILPPDQFATWLAAKQKAAP; encoded by the coding sequence GTGATCTGCTCCCGCCTTACGAGCGCCTGTCTCCCCAGCCTCTGTCTCCGCAGTCTCTGGCTCGATCACGCCGCAATCCGCAGCCCATGGCTGTTACCCAGAGACGCCAGCGCCCACGGCCTCGCCCTCGATCACCACCTCCTCCTCAACCTCTGGATTGCCCTCGCTCTCCTCGCCCTCGCCCACCTCATCCTCCTCATCGGCCTCCTCGCCCGGCGCCACTCCGAACCAACCCAGCTCTGGCGCATCGAGTACCTTCCGCTCGCCGCCCTCGCCCTCCTCTTCGCCGCCCTCACCCTCAAGGCCGAGCGCCTCTGGGCCTCCTCCCGCTACACCGGAGCCTCCCCCACAGCCCTCCAGGTCGAGGTCACCGGAGTCCAGTTCGCCTGGTACTTCCGCTATCCCGGTCCCGACGCCACCTTCGGCCTCACCAACCCCAGCCTCGTAGCCCCCGGAGAAGGCAATCCCCTCGGCCTCAGCTCAACCGACCCGCACTCCGCCGACGACTTCGTCTCCTCCCAACTCGTCCTCCCCGCCAACCGTGAGGTCGACCTCCGCCTCCGCGCCCAGGACGTCATCCACGGCTTCTCCATCCCCGAAATGCGCCTCAAGCAGAACGCCGTCCCCGGCCAGACCATCCACCTCCACTTCACCCCTACGACCCCCGGCACCTACGCCATCCTCTGCACCCAGCTCTGCGGCCTCGGCCACTACCGCATGAACGCCACGCTCCTCATCCTGCCCCCCGACCAATTCGCAACCTGGCTAGCCGCAAAACAAAAGGCGGCCCCATGA
- a CDS encoding cytochrome c oxidase subunit I, translating into MTPPFNTPPAQPHPASSTSPRLRAALFSTDHRVIGIQYLVLALIAVVIGTLLSLLMRIHLVWPDWPLPLHGPILPEDYLALVTIHGTIMLFFVLTTAPQAGFGNLILPAQIGARSMAFPALNAASFWLTAAALLILLSSTFVPGGAAISGWTAYPPLSAVASSGPGQALGMDLWLTSIALFAIASTASSINTLTTILRNRCHGMTWERLPLTVWGWFTAALLSIIAFSVLLAAILLLFCDRHAGTSFFLPTGDLVNGILHQGGNGSPLLWLHLFWFFGHPEVYIAILPGMGLTSMLLANFSHRRVFAYRTMITTTLLIGLLGILLWGHHMFVAGLNPFASSAFSISTMAIALPAAAKVLSWLATIWRSRPSYKTPMLFALGFVSLFLTGGLTGPILAQPILDEYLHNTFFVVAHFHLIMAMAGIFGLYAATYYWFPLLTATSQHPGRLLSEPLGHLHFWCTLLGAYAVFLPMHLTGLAGEPRHYGQLTGIPGPGGSLSPAGALLSHTLPLNRFITYAAIFLATAQLIFLFNLARSLRKGKIASSNPWQATTLEWHPSMNPFPPLPASDTPEISVHRAPCHYQPCHYQSNKVEVSFLPQWAPIPFEQDEIEDVTDTKPE; encoded by the coding sequence ATGACTCCCCCCTTCAACACCCCACCAGCGCAACCGCACCCCGCAAGCTCCACAAGTCCAAGGCTCCGCGCCGCCCTCTTCTCCACCGATCACCGAGTCATCGGCATCCAGTACCTGGTCCTCGCACTCATCGCGGTAGTCATCGGCACCCTCCTCTCCCTCCTGATGCGCATCCACCTCGTCTGGCCCGACTGGCCTCTCCCCCTCCACGGCCCAATCCTCCCCGAAGACTACCTGGCGCTCGTCACCATCCACGGCACGATCATGCTCTTCTTCGTCCTCACCACCGCGCCCCAGGCCGGCTTCGGCAACCTCATCCTCCCCGCGCAGATCGGTGCTCGCAGCATGGCCTTCCCTGCCCTCAACGCCGCCAGCTTCTGGCTCACCGCCGCCGCCCTCCTCATTCTCCTAAGCTCCACCTTCGTCCCCGGCGGAGCCGCCATCTCCGGCTGGACCGCCTACCCACCCCTAAGCGCAGTCGCAAGCTCTGGCCCCGGCCAGGCCCTCGGCATGGACCTCTGGCTCACCAGCATCGCCCTCTTCGCCATTGCCTCCACGGCGAGCTCCATCAACACCCTCACCACCATCCTCCGCAACCGCTGCCACGGCATGACCTGGGAGCGCCTCCCTCTCACCGTCTGGGGATGGTTCACCGCCGCTCTGCTCAGCATCATCGCCTTCTCGGTCCTGCTCGCCGCCATCCTGCTCCTCTTCTGCGACCGCCATGCCGGCACCAGCTTCTTCCTCCCCACCGGCGACCTGGTCAACGGCATCCTGCACCAGGGCGGCAACGGCAGCCCCCTCCTCTGGCTCCATCTCTTCTGGTTCTTCGGACACCCCGAGGTCTACATCGCCATCCTCCCCGGCATGGGCCTCACCTCCATGCTGCTCGCGAACTTCAGCCACCGCCGAGTCTTCGCCTATCGCACCATGATCACCACTACCCTCCTCATCGGCCTCCTCGGCATCCTTCTCTGGGGACACCACATGTTCGTAGCCGGCCTCAACCCCTTCGCCAGCTCCGCCTTCTCCATCTCCACCATGGCCATCGCGCTCCCGGCTGCTGCCAAAGTCCTAAGCTGGCTCGCCACCATCTGGCGCTCCAGGCCCAGCTACAAAACCCCCATGCTCTTCGCCCTCGGCTTCGTCAGCCTCTTCCTCACCGGAGGCCTCACCGGCCCCATCCTCGCCCAGCCCATCCTCGATGAGTACCTCCACAACACCTTCTTCGTCGTCGCCCACTTCCACCTCATCATGGCGATGGCCGGCATCTTCGGCCTCTATGCCGCCACCTACTACTGGTTTCCCCTCCTCACCGCAACCAGCCAACACCCCGGCCGCCTCCTCTCCGAACCCCTCGGCCACCTCCACTTCTGGTGCACCCTCCTCGGAGCCTACGCCGTCTTCCTTCCCATGCACCTCACCGGCCTCGCCGGCGAACCCCGCCACTACGGGCAGCTCACCGGAATCCCCGGCCCAGGCGGCTCCCTCAGTCCCGCCGGAGCACTCCTCTCCCACACCCTCCCCCTCAACCGCTTCATCACCTACGCCGCCATCTTCCTCGCCACCGCGCAGCTCATCTTTCTCTTCAATCTCGCCCGCAGCCTGCGCAAAGGAAAGATTGCATCGTCTAACCCCTGGCAAGCCACGACGCTCGAATGGCACCCCTCCATGAATCCTTTCCCCCCACTACCCGCATCCGATACACCAGAGATCTCCGTACACCGTGCTCCATGTCACTATCAACCATGTCACTATCAATCCAACAAGGTTGAAGTTTCGTTCCTGCCACAATGGGCGCCCATCCCATTCGAGCAAGATGAAATCGAAGACGTCACAGACACAAAACCGGAGTAA
- a CDS encoding cytochrome c oxidase subunit 3, whose protein sequence is MPATITPNKTEQERKRRVEDHDNGSGRRPPTDKRTGGGGDNDNWNDRPNGRRGPYERLHRYRMGLFFALASDLMFFVAIVSTFFVNQSTGHFDAYNHYVNEWLPTTIPPILWLNTAVLLLSSAAIEFARRNMFRETDVMDEWLGLGKPITRRARPWISATIALGFLFLTGQWIAWRQLALQHIFFKTNQSSHFFYLITGVHAIHLFLGITALITAFTGLYVSRQLETRQILVDGAAWYWHAMGLLWLFLFTLLVFFQ, encoded by the coding sequence ATGCCGGCAACCATCACTCCCAATAAAACCGAGCAGGAACGAAAACGCCGCGTTGAAGACCACGACAACGGCTCAGGCCGACGCCCGCCAACCGACAAACGAACCGGCGGCGGCGGAGACAACGACAACTGGAACGATCGCCCCAACGGTCGACGCGGCCCCTATGAGCGCCTCCATCGCTACCGCATGGGCCTCTTCTTCGCCCTGGCCAGCGATCTCATGTTCTTCGTCGCCATCGTCAGCACCTTCTTCGTCAACCAGTCCACCGGCCACTTCGACGCCTACAACCACTACGTCAACGAGTGGCTCCCCACCACCATCCCCCCCATCCTCTGGCTCAACACCGCCGTCCTTCTCCTCAGCTCCGCCGCCATTGAGTTCGCCCGCCGCAACATGTTCCGCGAGACCGACGTCATGGACGAGTGGCTGGGCCTGGGAAAGCCGATCACCCGCCGAGCCCGGCCCTGGATCTCCGCAACCATTGCGCTCGGCTTTCTCTTCCTCACCGGTCAGTGGATCGCCTGGCGTCAGCTCGCCCTCCAGCACATCTTCTTCAAGACCAACCAGAGCAGCCACTTCTTCTACCTCATCACCGGCGTCCACGCGATCCATCTCTTCCTTGGCATCACCGCCCTCATCACCGCCTTCACCGGCCTCTACGTCTCCCGCCAGCTAGAAACCCGCCAGATCCTGGTCGACGGCGCAGCCTGGTACTGGCACGCCATGGGCCTCCTCTGGCTCTTCCTCTTCACCCTCCTCGTCTTCTTCCAATGA
- a CDS encoding isocitrate lyase/PEP mutase family protein: MTRDQKYKAFQALHQRPGAFVIPNPWNAGTAKILAALGFEALATTSAGFAFSVGYQDSAPELTREHLLENAREIADATTLPVSADLQNGFGHSPDSCAETIRFAAATGLVGASIEDATGDPSNPIYELQAAKDRIVAASEAAHRHQLLLTARAENFLHGKPDLDDTIRRLQAFDDAGADVLYAPGLPTLEAIRTVCASVSKPVNVLMGLKGATFSVEELAAVGVKRISVGGAFARAAFGAFLRAAREVKDQGTFSFAADAIPSAEMAHYMTEHKR; the protein is encoded by the coding sequence ATGACACGCGACCAAAAATACAAAGCGTTTCAAGCGCTTCATCAGCGCCCGGGAGCCTTCGTGATTCCCAACCCATGGAACGCCGGTACCGCAAAGATCCTCGCTGCACTCGGCTTCGAAGCCCTCGCCACCACCAGCGCTGGCTTTGCCTTCTCCGTCGGATATCAGGACTCCGCACCAGAGCTCACTCGTGAGCACCTTCTCGAAAACGCACGCGAGATCGCAGACGCCACCACACTCCCCGTCTCAGCAGACCTCCAGAACGGATTCGGCCACTCCCCTGATAGCTGTGCGGAGACCATCCGATTTGCCGCTGCTACCGGACTCGTCGGCGCATCGATCGAAGACGCCACCGGCGATCCATCCAATCCAATCTACGAACTGCAGGCGGCCAAGGATCGGATTGTGGCAGCGTCCGAAGCTGCCCATCGCCATCAACTCCTCCTCACCGCGCGAGCCGAAAACTTTCTTCACGGCAAACCTGATCTTGACGACACCATCCGTCGCCTCCAGGCCTTCGACGACGCGGGCGCCGACGTTCTCTACGCACCCGGACTCCCCACCCTTGAAGCGATCCGAACGGTCTGTGCCTCCGTCTCCAAACCGGTCAACGTCCTGATGGGTCTCAAAGGAGCAACCTTCTCCGTCGAGGAGCTTGCCGCCGTCGGTGTCAAGAGAATCAGCGTAGGTGGAGCATTCGCCCGCGCCGCATTTGGCGCATTCTTACGAGCAGCCCGCGAAGTGAAAGACCAGGGCACCTTCAGCTTCGCAGCGGACGCCATTCCGAGCGCAGAGATGGCCCATTACATGACCGAACACAAGCGCTAA